One genomic segment of Panicum virgatum strain AP13 chromosome 2N, P.virgatum_v5, whole genome shotgun sequence includes these proteins:
- the LOC120659990 gene encoding arogenate dehydratase 1-like — MEAAPAVLDAFFAGPRHHQLRPAGAGGGCRSARLQAQPCRAAARFASNSGGGGGTSPDAASGGRQPAPRVNGQKPPPALEAAPAPAPAPAPAELDLVPVSNLPRPLSISDLSPAPMHGSQLRVAYQGVPGAYSEAAAAKAYPGCDAIPCDQFEVAFQAVELWIADRAVLPVENSLGGSIHRNYDLLLRHRLHIVGEIQLPVHHCLLALPGVRRELLTRVISHPQALAQCELTLNAMGLNVAREAFDDTAGAAEHIAAAGLRDTAAIASARAAELYGLQVLADGIQDDAGNVTRFVMLAREPIIPRTDRPFKTSIVFAHDADGTSILFKVLSAFAFRDISLTKIESRPHRHRPIRLVDDANVGTAKHFEYMFYIDFQASMADVRAQNALAEIQEFTSFLRVLGSYPMDMTPWEAAPSSWSSRVDNSSSQH, encoded by the coding sequence ATGGAGGCCGCGCCCGCCGTGCTAGACGCCTTCTTCGCCGGGCCGCGCCACCACCAGCTCCGTCCCGCCGGAGCCGGGGGCGGCTGCAGATCCGCGCGCCTGCAGGCCCagccgtgccgcgccgccgcccgcttcgCCAgcaactccggcggcggcggcggcaccagccCCGACGCCGCCAGCGGCGGCAGGCAGCCGGCGCCGCGGGTGAACGGGCAGAAGCCGCCGCCCGcgctggaggcggcgccggcgccggccccggccccggccccggcggaGCTAGATCTGGTGCCCGTCTCCAACCTGCCCCGGCCGCTGAGCATCAGCGACCTGTCCCCGGCGCCGATGCACGGGTCGCAGCTGCGCGTGGCGTACCAGGGCGTCCCGGGCGCCTacagcgaggcggcggccgccaaGGCCTACCCGGGCTGCGACGCCATCCCCTGCGACCAGTTCGAGGTCGCCTTCCAGGCCGTCGAGCTCTGGATCGCCGACCGCGCCGTGCTCCCCGTCGAGAACTCGCTCGGCGGCAGCATCCACCGCAACTacgacctcctcctccgccaccgcctccacaTCGTCGGCGAGATCCAGCTCCCCGTCCACCACTGCCTGCTCGCGCTCCCCGGGGTGCGCCGGGAGCTGCTCACGCGCGTCATCTCCCACCCGCAGGCGCTCGCGCAGTGCGAGCTCACGCTCAACGCCATGGGCCTCAACGTCGCCCGCGAGGCCTTCGACgacaccgccggcgccgccgagcaCATCGCCGCGGCCGGGCTCCGCgacaccgccgccatcgcctccgcccgcgccgccgagctctaCGGCCTCCAGGTGCTCGCCGACGGCATCCAGGACGACGCCGGCAACGTCACCCGCTTCGTCATGCTCGCGCGGGAGCCCATCATCCCGCGCACCGACAGGCCCTTCAAGACCAGCATCGTCTTCGCGCACGACGCCGACGGCACCTCCATCCTCTTCAAGGTGCTCTCCGCCTTCGCCTTCCGCGACATCTCGCTCACCAAGATCGAGAGCCGcccgcaccgccaccgccccaTCCGCCTCGTCGACGACGCCAACGTCGGCACCGCCAAGCACTTCGAGTACATGTTCTACATCGACTTCCAGGCCTCCATGGCCGACGTCCGCGCGCAGAACGCGCTCGCCGAGATCCAGGAGTTCACCTCCTTCCTCAGGGTGCTCGGCAGCTACCCCATGGACATGACGCCATGGGAAGCCGCGCCCTCCTCCTGGTCCTCCCGCGTCGACAATAGCAGCAGCCAGCACTAG